Below is a window of Pseudomonas sp. B21-040 DNA.
TCATCGCGCTGTGGACCGGGATCCTGCTGTTCCTGTCCTTGCACCTGCGTACCGCCAACAACTACGCCTTGATGCTCGCCGGTTACACCTTGCCGCTGATCGCCCTGCCGGTGGTGAACAACCCGCTGGGGGTTTGGGACGTGGCGGAAGCGCGTACTGAAGAGATCTTTCTTGGCATCGCCGTGGCGGCGGTGGTCGGTGCCATGTTCTGGCCTCGGCGGCTGGCGCCGGTGTTCAACGATGCGGTGAGCAAATGGTTTGCCGATGCCTCGACGTACAGTTTGCGGTTCCTTAGCCGCACGGTGCAGCCAGACGAAGTCAGCGCGCTGCGTTCCGCCATGGTGACGACCTTCAACACGCTGGAATTGATGATCGGCCAGCTGCCGCACGAGGGCGCGCGAGCGCAGACCGTACGTAATACCAAAGAGCTGCGCGGGCGGATGATTCACCTGTTACCGGTGATCGACGCCCTCGACGATGCCCTGTATGCCCTTGAGCGGCGCACGCCGGAGCTGGTCGAAAAATTCGCACCGCTGTTGGCCGCCACCACCGAATGGCTCAATTACAAAGACGCCGATCTCGGCCGCTGGCAATCGCTGAAAGACCAGCTTGAAGCCCTGCAACCGTCCGCCGAAGCCCTGAATGATCGCAAGCAGTTGCTGTTCTCCAACGCACTGTATCGCCTCGGCGAGTGGATCGATGTGTGGCAGGACTGCCGCAGCCTGCAATACGCCATCGAGTGCGAAAGCCAGGACAGCTGGCGCGCGGTGTATCGCCACTGGCGCCTCGGTCGCCTGTCGCCGTTTCTCGACCGTGGCCTGATGCTCTACTCGGCGGCATCCACGGTCCTGGCCATCATCGTTGCTTCAGTGTTGTGGATTCTGCTCGGCTGGACCGACGGCGGCTCGGCAGTGATTCTCGCCGCCGTGGCGTGCAGCTTTTTCGCCTCGATGGATGACCCGGCGCCGCAGATTTACCGGTTCTTTTTCTGGACCGCGATGTCGGTGGTGCTGGCCAGCCTTTACCTGTTTCTGGTGCTGCCCAACCTGCACGACTTCCCGATGTTGGTGCTGGCGTTTGCCGTGCCGTTTATCTGCATCGGCACCCTGACGGTCAAGCCGCAGTTTTACCTGGGCATGCTGCTGACCCTCGTCAACACCTCGTCCTTTATCAGTATTCAGGGCGCCTACGATGCGGACTTCCTCAGCTTCGCCAACTCCAACCTGGCCGGTCCCATCGGGCTGTTGTTTGCCTTTATCTGGACCCTGATCGCCCGGCCGTTCGGTGCGGAGCTGGCGGCCAAGCGGCTGACCCGGTTCAGTTGGCGCGACATCGTCAGCCTCACAGAACCGGCCAATCTGGCCGAGCACCGGCAATTGGGCGTACAGGTGCTCGATCGTTTGATGCAGCACTTGCCGCGTCTGGCCATGACCGGCCAGGACACCGGCATCGCGTTGCGTGAGGTGCGTGTGGCGCTGAACGTGCTCGATCTGCTGGCTTACACACCGCGAGTGGACGGAGTGCCGCGAGCGCTGCTGCATCAGGTAGTGACGGAAGTCGGCGAGTATTTCAAGGCCTGCCTGAAGGCCGGGGAGCGTCTGCCGGCACCGGGCCCGTTGCTGATGACCCTCGACCGCGCCCGCCGATCGCTGGATGTGGATTGTGATGAGGACACCCGTCTGAATTTGCTGCATGCCCTGAGCGGCCTGCGTCTGGCGTTGTTGCCGGGTGTGGAATTCGTAAGCTCGGGTGAACTCGAAGAACCGCTGCCCCATGGCATCGATGGAGCGCCTTTATGATCGGTGATGTGGACATCAGCGGGGTGTTCTTGCCCACGCTGCTGGTATTGATGGGCATTACGTATGTGTTGTTCCTGCTGGTGCACGGGTTGCTGATGCGCTTGCACTTTTACCGTCTGGTCTGGCACCGGGCATTGTTCAACGTGGCTCTCTACGCTTTGCTGCTCGGCGCCGTGGACTCACTCAGTCGATACCTGATGACATGAAAAAACCTTTTTTGACCTTGGGTCGCGTGGTGCTGACCCTGTTGATCGTGACCTTCGCCGTCGTCGTGGTCTGGCGCATGGTGATGTACTACATGTTTGCGCCGTGGACCCGCGACGGGCATATCCGTGCCGACATCGTGCAAATCGCCCCGGACGTCTCCGGGCTGATCCAGCAAGTGGATGTGCGCGACAACCAGTGGGTAAAACGTGGCCAGGTGCTGTTCAGCATTGATCAGGACCGCTTCAAGCTGGCCTTGCGCCAAGCCAAAGCGGCAGTCGCCGACCGTCAGGAAACCCTGGCGCAGGCGCAACGCGAAGCCAAGCGTAACCGTGGTCTGGGCAATCTGGTGCCTGGCGAACAGCTGGAAGAAAGCCAGTCCCGGGTGGCGCGCGCTGAAGTTGCGTTGATGGAAGCTCAAGTGGCGGTGGACAGTGCTCAATTGAACCTGGACCGCTCGACCATCCGCAGCCCGGTCGACGGCTACATCAACGACCGTGCGCCGCGTGCGCAAGAGTTCGTCACGGCCGGGCGGCCGGTGTTGTCGGTGGTAGACAGTAATTCGTTCCACATCGACGGCTATTTCGAAGAAACCAAGCTGAACGGCATTCACGTCGGCCAGAGTGTCGACATCCGCGTAATCGGTGACAGCGCGCGCCTGCGCGGCCATGTGGAAAGCATCGTCGCCGGCATCGAAGACCGCGACCGCACCATCGGCAATAACCTGCTGCCCAACGTCAACCCGGCGTTCAGTTGGGTGCGCCTGGCACAGCGGATTCCGGTGCGAATTGTCTTTGATGATGTACCTGAAGATTTCCGCATGATCGCCGGGCGTACCGCCACGGTATCGATCATCGACGATCAGAAGCGGGAGCCGGCGCAATGAGCAAGGCCTCGGGTTTGGCGGTCGCCGGATTAGGCTTGCTGCTGTCGGCGTGTCAGATGGTCGGGCCGGATTATCATTTGCCCGAAGAGGCGGCGGTCCATCGACCCGATTTGCAGGGTGATTTGGCGGTCGACGGTAAAACGGTGGTGTCCGCACCGGTGCCGGCCGATTGGTGGCGCCTGTACAAGGACCCGCGACTCGACCAGTTGGTGCAGCAGGCCATGGCGTCCAACACCGATTTGCGCGTGGCGGCGGCCAGTCTGTTGCGGTCTCGCGCTCAGGTCGATGAGGCAGAAGCGGCGGGTGGCTGGAGCGGCGGCGTGAAGATGGGCGCCCAGAGATTGCAGGAGTCCGGCCAGGCGTTCCTGATTCCGGAAAAAGTGCCGGTGGCCAACGTCGGAGATATCGGCATCAGCGCGTCGTACCAGTTCGATCTGTTCGGCACGTTGCAGCGCGGCATCGAAGCGGCCAAGGCCAACGCCGATGCGACGCAGGCCGCTGCCGATACGGCTCGCATCACCGTGGTGGCCGACGTGGTCCGGGCCTACACCCAGGTGTGCGCCGCCAATGAAGAGCGCGAGATTGCCCAGCACTCCCTCGACCTGCAGGCCCAGAGCACCACGCTGATCCAGCGTCTGCGCGATGCCGGACGTGGTGATGAAACACAGGTCACCCGTTCGCAAACCCAGTTCAAATCCTTGCGCGCCGACATGCCGCGCTATGAGGCCTCGCGTCAGGCCGGGCTGTATCGCCTGTCAATGTTGCTGGCCAAGCCGGTGGATCAACTGCCGGCCGGCACCGCCACCTGCGACGAGCTGCCGAAAATCGCGCAATTGATTCCGGTGGGCGATGGCGCCGCGTTGCTCAAGCGTCGTCCCGATGTGCGGCAGGCCGAGCGCCGGCTGGCGACCGCGACGGCCGGGATTGGCGTCGCCACGGGTGAGCTGTACCCGAACATCAGCATCGGCGCGACCATCGGCACCGTCGGTATCCTCGACGATCTCGGTGACCCGTCCACCAACCGTTGGGGCTTTGGTCCGTCGCTGACCTGGAACGTGCCGACCAACGGCGCCCGGGCACGCATCCGCGAAGCCGAAGCGGTGACCCAGGCGACACTGGCGCATTTCGATGGGGTGGTGCTCAACGCCATTCGCGAAACCCAGACCAGCCTGGTCCAGTACACCGCATTGTTGCAGCGTCGTGACGCCCTGGCAGACGCCGAGCAATCGGCAAGACTGGCAGCGGACCAGACGCACCGTTTCTTCCAGGCCGGCCGCGCTTCGTTCCTGGCGGACTTGCAAGCGACCCGCACCTACACGGATGTCACGGCGCAACTGGGCGCGGCCAACACCCAGGTTGCCGCCAGCCAGATCGATTTGTTCCTCGCGCTGGGCGGTGGCTGGGAAAGCGGACGAACGCAAGGTTCGAACGCCAGCAAACCCTGAGGCCGTTGCTATGCTTTGATTTGATGAAGTCACGTTCTGATTTCATCAATCAAGGCTCGCGTTGGTCATGGGGACTCTAATAATGAAAAACCCTTATGCTCCTGGCTTTTGGTGCGCTATTGCGGCATTGGTTTTGCTGTCGGCCACCTATTTCTACGGCATCATGCTGGCCCACCAGATCGACAAGGCTCTGGTGTTTCTCGACAGCGCCAGTGCGCTGATTGCCGTGATGGCAATCGTGGTGGTGGCCTGGGCTTCAGTCCAGGGCCAGCGCATCAAAAAAAGACAACTCGAACAAGGCAAAACCCTGGTGCTGATCTGGGACACCAAGGTGGCGTTGCGTCGTGTCGAAACGGTGTTTGACCAATATTTCTGGGGCAGCTACTGGCAGCCGGGGCGCACCTTCCAGGAAGTCATGGGCGAGCTCACCGGCACACCGTTGGAAAAAAGCCTCGAGACCTTGAAGAAACAATGCCTGGCACTGGATAAACAGGTGTCCGAGGAGGACTGGCACTGGCTGAACAATGCCCGTGAACTCTCGGATGTCGCCACTGCCATGGCGCGAGAACGCTATCAACTGGACGTTTGCGACCCGCGCGCCGAAGTGACGGGCGGGGCGGTGATCAATCGGGATTTTGAAGTGCTGGTGTATACGTGGACGGCACGGCTCAAGAGCTTTGATCATCAGCTGGATGAGATGGAAGTGCAGTATTCCTGAGTTTTTGTTGGCGGGAGTGACGCCATCGCGAGCAGGCTCACGCCTACAAGGGTTCTGTGAACGACACATAACCTTTGTAGGCGTGAGCCTGCTCGCGATGGCGATTTCATATCCGTCGAAACGCTCAACCGTCCTGAGTAGTCCATAGACACTCTTTAACCTTTAATCATTGGGCCGCCCGTCGCGCCGAGTGCTAATCTCCACTCCACTTTTATTTAGCTATTTAGCGGAGTCGAGCCGCAACCCGTCATGGGTTCAGGGAAGACGACCACACCTTCAAACAACGGATATTGACTGGGTCATTCATGAATAAATCAGCAGGCGTGCTTCTTGGAATTGTCGTAGCCATCGGCGCAATCAGCGCGGGGGGTGCCTGGTTCACCGGGAGCAAAATCGAAGGCGTGTTGAACACCTCGATCGCCGACGCTAACAAAGAGCTGAAGGCCGCGCTGGTAGGTTCCAATGGCACGGCATCGCTGGAGCTGGTGTCGCTTGAGCGCCACGTGTTCAGCAGTACCGCGCACTACCGCCTTAAAGGCGAAGGCGAGATGTTTGGTGAAACCCCGGTTGAATTGCAGTTTGTCGACCACATCGAACACGGTCCGCTGCCGTTCTCGCGCCTGGTCGCGTTGAAGTGGTTGCCGGTCATGGCCACCAGTCACTACGAACTTGAACGCACGTCGCTCACCGAAAAGTGGTTTGCCGCCGCCAAAGACAAATCGCCGCTCACCGGCGTGGTCAACATCGGTTACGACAACTCCACCAGCGGCACCCTCCAGTTGCAGCCGCTGGACGTTGCGCTGGATGACAAGTCCAACCTGAAATTCACCGGTTTGAACCTCGACGTCGACGCCAGCCCCCAGGTCCAAAAGCTCAAGGCCAACGGCTACATGGACAGCCTGACACTGAGCACCGTGGCTGAAGATCAAACCCCGGTGAAGGTCGAGCTCACTGGCCTGACCCTGGCCAGCAACCTGGTTAAAAGCACCTACGGCTACTACACCGGCGAGAACACCCTTGAGCTGACGGACAGCAAAACTACTTTCGGCCCCAAGCAATCGGTACTGGGCATCAAGAAATTTGAAATGAAGAACCAGACCGAGGAGTCGGGCACCAGCGCTTCGGGACGTGCCGACTACAAGGTGGGTGAAGTGTCGTTGAACGGCAAGACCGTCGGCTCTGCGCAAATGGCCATGAGCCTGAAGAACCTCGATATCCCGGCCACCATGTCGCTGATGCAGATCTATCAGACCAAACTGCAGCCTTACGAGAAAGCGGCCGCAGAGGCTGCTGCTGCGGGTCTGCCCTCTCCTGAACTGGTCCTGACTCCGGCCGAGGAGGCGCAAGTCAAAACCGGTCTCGAAAAGCTATTGGCTGCTGGCCCGCAAGTGGCGCTGGAAAACCTGTCGTTCAACACGACCAATGGTGAAAGCCGCGCCAACCTGGTGCTTGACCTGACCAAACCGCAGTCCATGGACTTGCCGCCTGATCAACTGACCCAACAGTTGATCGCACTGCTGGATATCAACGTGCAGGTGTCCAAGCCGATGCTCGTCGATTTACTCACCGTGCAAAGCCAACTGGACGGTCAGACCGATGCCAAGCTCATCGCCGACCAGGCCACCGCCACTGCCGACATGTTCAGCAGCATGGCGGTCGGCACGCAGCTCGCCAAACTGGACGGCAACAACGTTGTCAGCAAGTTGCATTACGCCAACAATCAGGTGGAATTCAATGGCCAGAAAATGACCGTTGAAGAGTTTGTCGGTTTCGTGATGAGCAAGCTCGGTGGCGGTGCCGAAATCCAGGAATAAATCCCACGGCTGAATAAAACGCCCGACCTCTGCGACTCCCGCAGTTCGGGCGTTTTGCTGTCGGGTGTGTGCCCGCTACCCAATGTCCCGAATCAACTGCCACGCCTCGTCCACCGACAGTGGCTGTTTCATGCGTTCGGCCAGCAGCGCCATCGCCCGTTCTTCATCGCAGGCAACTGCGGCAGCCACCACGCCGTTTTTGCCGAACAAGCCGATAAAGGGTGGATGGTTCGGATCCCCCTTGAACTCGACCTCGTCCCAGGCTTCGGCGTGGCCGAGGTAGTCGTAGTTTTTGCCGAAGTGCCAGGTCCAGAAATACGGCACGTCGAGGTAATGCTCGTCAGCGCCCAGCATATTCGCGGCGGCGATCCGCGCCTGTTGCTGGGCCAGACGCCAATGCTCGATGCGCTGAGGCTGGCCGTTGAGCGGGAACGTCGCGATATCACCTACCGCCCACAACCCGTCGGTGACGCGCATGCCGCCGTCGACCTTCAGCGACCGGTCTTTTTCCTTGGGCAAATCGGTAAACGGCTCGGTTGCGGGGCTGACGCCGATGCCGGCCAGTACCAGATCCGCCGGCAAGCGTTGACCGTTGTCCAGGCACACCGCCTCTACGTGGTCCGTGCCTTCTATATAGAAGGCTTCGCCATCGGTGTGAAACACCACGCCGTTGCTTTCATGCAAGGCGCGAATGGCGTTGCCGACGGCTTCGCCCAATTGTGCGGCAAAGGGAATGGCATGCCGGGCCAGGATCGTGACGTCCAACCCGAGCTCCCGCAGGGCTGAGGCGGACTCCAGCGCAATAAAACTGTCACCGATGATCACCACTCGCTGGCCAGGTTTCGCCACTTGCAGAATCTGGCTTGCCTGATCTTTTGAACGCAGTACGAACACCTGCGGCAAATCGGCGCCAGGCAGCGTGAGTTGATTGGGCTTGCCGCCGGTGGCAAGCAGTGCCGCGTCATAGTTGAGCGATCGACCATTGGTTAGCCGCACGGTTTTATTCGACGAATCCAGGCTGGCGACTTCACCGGTCATGCGTTCGATCCGCTGTTCGCGATAAAACGCGTCATCGCGCAGCGGCGGGACTTCTTCGAGTGGCATCTGCCCGGCAATCACAAATTTGCTCAGGACGGTGCGGTCGTATCCGGCGTCGGCTTCACGGTCGATCAGCAGCACTTGGCCACCGAAGCCCTTTTCGCGTAACGCCGCCGCACACGCCGTACCGGCTGCCCCGGCACCGATGATCACAAACGTGCGCTCGTCGTCTGCCGGTGGAGTGTGTGCATCGGCAAACGGCTGGTCATCGACCCAGATGTCGCCATCGCGTATTTCCAACGGATAACGCTTGAGGCTGTCCAGAGCCGGCGGCTCGCACAACGCACCGTCCTCGATTCGATACGCCGCTTTGTGCCACGGGCAGATCAAACGTCCGTGGCACAGCGCACCTTCCGCCAGCGGTGCCCCGGCATGCGGGCACTCACCCTGATAGGCGCGTAATTGATCGCCCACCCGCAGCAAAACAATTTTGGTGTCTTCAATCTGGACTTCGAGGCCCCGGTTTTCAGACACATCGGCGAAACGGGCGACACGATGCAGTGCCATGACGGCTCTCCAGACAGACGTTTCACTTAAGAGTTTGGTGCGTAATGCGAGGTTCAGCCAATTCCCACTGCCACCGCACGAACGGTACAGCTATAGTTCGCAAGCCGACGACGGCCCTACCCCACAAGGTGCTCCGGAATGACCCGATTGACCTCTCTGAACCCTTGGCTGGCGGCCATTGCAGTCGCCATTTGTGTGCAATTTCCGGCGCAAGCCCAAGAACGTTTCACCCTGAACATTCCAGGTGTCACGGATGACCGGCTGTTTACCTCGGCCGCGGCCAGCGATGCTCCGGGTTGTGGCGGACACAACGCGTCACCGGCATTGAACTGGAACGACGGGCCGAAGGGTACCTTGAGTTATGCCGTGGTCATGCACGACCCCGATGGGCAGAAGGGGCAGGGTGCCGATCATTGGGTGCATTACGGCATCAAGGCCACCACTCACCAGATCCCCGCCGGTGTCGGGGCAAAGTCGGCACTCGAAGGCGTCGGTGGCACCAACAGCAAAGGCACCACCGGTTATGTCGGGCCTTGCCCGCCGGTTGGCGACAGTGCACATCACTACATAATTCAGCTGTACGCACTGGACCTTGCTCCAGAGGCCCTGCCCGCCGGGCTTACGCGCGCGCAACTGCTGGAAAAGATCAAAGGTCATGTGCTGAAAAACAGCAGCGTGGTACGTCGTTATCACCGCTGAGTTTAATTTTCAGCCGGTTTAACCCGAACCTGAAAGGGGGCTCGTCTCAGAGGATGAATGGATCAATTTCCTCCTGAGGTCAGCCCCCCATGTCCCTCCCTCTGCTTTACCTTCGCCCGGCAGCCCTGGGATTCGTCAGCGGATTGCTATTGGCTGTTGCCGGTTGCGGCGTTTCCTCCACACCTGATTCCGCGCACGTGTCGCCACCGGCTCAAAGCGAGGTAAAGCTTGAAGAGTTGGTGCGCAGCGAGGTGGGCATGGCGGATGCGTCAATGGCCAAGCGCAGCGTTCGCCCGGCGCCGGTTGCGAGTTTTGCACCTGAGTCGTTCCCGCCCGGGTATCGGGATGAACAGCGAGAGCAATACCAAGCGCTGGCGGACAACCCCATCCACAGCGTGACCGAGGCACCGGTCTCGACTTTCAGTGCTGATGTGGATACCGGCGCTTACGCCAACGTCCGGCGTTTGTTGAATCAGGGGCGATTGCCCCCCGAAGGCGCGGTACGGCTGGAGGAAATGGTCAATTATTTTCCCTATGACTACGCCCAACCCACTGATGGCTCACCGTTTGGGGTGACCACTGAGCTGGCGCCGTCGCCATGGAACCCGCATACCCGACTGCTGCGCGTCGGTATCAAGGCGTCGGACCGCGCGGTGGCGGAACTGGCCCCGGCGAACCTGGTGTTTCTGGTGGACGTCTCCGGTTCAATGGATCGTCGCGAAGGATTGCCGCTGGTCAAAAGCACCCTGAAATTGCTGGTCGATCAATTACGCGAGCAGGACCGGGTTTCATTGGTGGTCTATGCCGGTGATTCGCGCGTGGTGCTGGAGCCGACTTCCGGACGCGAAAAGGCGAAAATTCGTACAGCTATCGATCAATTGACCGCCGGCGGCTCGACCGCTGGAGCGTCGGGCATCGAGTTGGCCTATCAAATGGCACAACAAGCGTTTATCCCCAAAGGAATCAACCGCATCCTGCTGGCCACCGACGGTGACTTCAATGTCGGCATCAGCGACTTCGACAGCCTCAAACAGATGGCGGTGGATAAACGCAAGTCCGGCGTCTCTCTGACGACCTTGGGTTTTGGGGTGGATAACTACAATGAACACCTGATGGAACAACTGGCCGACGCCGGCGATGGTAACTACGCCTACATCGACAACTTGCGTGAAGCGCGCAAGGTGTTGGTCGATCAGCTGGGCTCGACCCTTGCGGTCGTGGCGAAGAACGTCAAGCTGCAAGTGGAATTCAATCCGGCGCAGGTGAGCGAATATCGGTTGTTGGGGTATGAGAATCGGGCGTTGAAGCGTGAGGACTTCAGCAACGACAAAGTCGATGCAGGCGAAATCGGTGCAGGACACACGGTAACGGCGCTGTATGAAATCGTACCCAAAGGCGAGAAAGGCTGGCTGGAGCCGCTGCGTTATGGGCAGCCTGAGGCAGTTGTTTCGGCGAATACCGCAGAACTGGCGATATTACGAGTGCGGTATCAGCTACCGGAGGGTGGGAATAGTCGTTTGATCGAGCGGCCTATCATTAACAGTCAAACGGCCAAAGCCAGCGATGACCTGAGATTTGCGGCGGCCGTGGCGGCATTTTCCCAGCAACTCAAGGATGGACGGTACACCGGTGATTTCAGTTTGAAGGACACGCAAGCGCTGGCTCGCGGTGCGCGGGGTGAGGACCCATTCGGACTGCGTGCAGAGTTCGTGCAATTGGTGGAGCTGGCGCAAAGCCTGCGTACCACTACGGCATTGAACAGCGAGCCACTTAAAGGAGGCTACAACTGACATGTCAGCGCCGGAACCGAGCGATGAAGCGCTGCTGGCCCGATATCGCGGAGGCGAAGGGCCGGCGTTCGAGATTTTATACGCCCGTCATCGGCAGGGACTTTACCGGTTCCTGCTCGGCCTCAGCGGTAAAACCGAATTGGCCGAAGAGGTTTATCAGGAAACCTGGCTGAGCCTGATACGCAGTACCAGTCAGCCACAAGGTCGGGCGAATTTTCGTACGTGGCTTTATCAGATCGCCCGCAACCGACTCATCGATCACTGGCGCAAACACGGTATCCACCATCCGTTGCACGACAGCTATGACGAACAGGCTCACGCCTTATTTGATGAGGCGACCGATCCGGAGCTTCTGTTGAGCCTGAGCCGCGACAGTCAGCGTCTTGAAACGGCCCTGCAAAATCTGCCTGCTGAACAGCGTGAGGTCTTCCTGCTGCGTACACATGGCGATCTCGACCTGCCGCAGATCGCCACACTCACCGCAACACCGCTGGAAACGGTCAAAAGCCGTTTGCGCTACGCCCAGCAAAAACTGCGTCGGCTGCTGGCCGAGGAGGTACTGACATGACTGACGCCCGTACTACACCGGAAGACGAAGTGGTGAAGCACTACCGTGAACATGCGGTGGGTGAACCGTCGGCTCATCTGGATTCATTGATCCTTGGCGTGGCCCACAGGGAAACCCCGATGCCGAAGCCAAGCGTCTGGCAACGTTGGGTTCAGGTTTGCCAGAAGCCTCGCTGGCAGGTGGTGTTTGCCAGTCTGGTGGGTGTCGCCTTGATGGTGGCATTGGTGCAACGTACGCCGGAGCAAGCGCCGAGCTATGACTTCGCCCCTGCGCCCAAAATGTCCGCGCCGGTTGCCAAAAAAGAGGCGGCGCCTGCTGCTCGCGCGTTGGCGGCCCCTGCGCCGATGGCGGATATTGCTGCGCCCGCGCAGAGCGAATCGATCAACGCCGGAATGGCTGAGGAATCAAAAGTCAGCAAACGTACCGCGGTGCCACCGAATCAGCTGGATGAACAATTGCGCGAGGTGATTCGCCTGCAGGATGCCGGTCAGGCCCCGGCGGCAGATGCTTTGTTAAAGGCATTGCATCTTCGCTTCCCAACCGAAAACCTCATCGGGCGACTCGGAGATTTACGCAAAAACTGAGTTGCCAGGTGGTCAGCCATTTGGCATCAAGGCCCGAAAGCGCGCACTATCGGGCCATAGCCGATGCGTTGGAGGAAGCCGTGGCGAAAAAAATCGATCGCATCGCCCAAATGCTCAACTGCCCCGTAAAAGGGGAGGAACTAAGACGGGCAATTACTGAGAGCCGTAAGGATTTTCTCCTTAACCACCCAGAAGAAGAGGAGGTTGATGAGGAAGACTTTGAGGATGATGAGGAGTGGGACGACGATCTTGACTGGACGACCGAGTAGGGGTCGCCAGTCGAAGGCGGGTTGGGAGGGCTGCCGTTTCAAGTGATGCAGCCTTGCTGAAGCAGGGCTGGAAAGGTCCTTAATGTACAAACGTTTGAAGTGGTGAAGAAAGTTTCAAAAGAGGCTTGACGCAGTATTGAATCAACGCAGTATTGAATCACTGTAGAATTCGCCTCCCGCTACCGAGTGATCGGAAGCGCAAGTGGTTGAAGTTACAAAGGAAACTTTGAAAACTTCTGAAAATAACCACTTGACAGCAACAGAGGCTGCTGTAGAATGCGCGCCTCGGTTGAGACGAAAGATCTTAACCAACCGCTCTTTAACAACTGAATCAAGCAATTCGTGTGGGTGCTTGTGGAGTCAGACTGATAGTCAACAAGATTATCAGCATCACAAGTTACTCCGCGAGAAATCAAAGATGTAACCAACGATTGCTGAGCCAAGTTTAGGGTTTCTTAAAAACCCAAAGATGTTTGAACTGAAGAGTTTGATCATGGCTCAGATTGAACGCTGGCGGCAGGCCTAACACATGCAAGTCGAGCGGTAGAGAGAAGCTTGCTTCTCTTGAGAGCGGCGGACGGGTGAGTAATGCCTAGGAATCTGCCTGGTAGTGGGGGATAACGTTCGGAAACGGACGCTAATACCGCATACGTCCTACGGGAGAAAGCAGGGGACCTTCGGGCCTTGCGCTATCAGATGAGCCTAGGTCGGATTAGCTAGTTGGTGAGGTAATGGCTCACCAAGGCGACGATCCGTAACTGGTCTGAGAGGATGATCAGTCACACTGGAACTGAGACACGGTCCAGACTCCTACGGGAGGCAGCAGTGGGGAATATTGGACAATGGGCGAAAGCCTGATCCAGCCATGCCGCGTGTGTGAAGAAGGTCTTCGGATTGTAAAGCACTTTAAGTTGGGAGGAAGGGTTGTAACCTAATACGTTGCAATTTTGACGTTACCGACAGAATAAGCACCGGCTAACTCTGTGCCAGCAGCCGCGGTAATACAGAGGGTGCAAGCGTTAATCGGAATTACTGGGCGTAAAGCGCGCGTAGGTGGTTCGTTAAGTTGGATGTGAAATCCCCGGGCTCAACCTGGGAACTGCATTCAAAACTGTCGAGCTAGAGTATGGTAGAGGGTGGTGGAATTTCCTGTGTAGCGGTGAAATGCGTAGATATAGGAAGGAACACCAGTGGCGAAGGCGACCACCTGGACTGATACTGACACTGAGGTGCGAAAGCGTGGGGAGCAAACAGGATTAGATACCCTGGTAGTCCACGCCGTAAACGATGTCAACTAGCCGTTGGGAGCCTTGAGCTCTTAGTGGCGCAGCTAACGCATTAAGTTGACCGCCTGGGGAGTACGGCCGCAAGGTTAAAACTCAAATGAATTGACGGGGGCCCGCACAAGCGGTGGAGCATGTGGTTTAATTCGAAGCAACGCGAAGAACCTTACCAGGCCTTGACATCCAATGAACTTTCCAGAGATGGATCGGTGCCTTCGGGAACATTGAGACAGGTGCTGCATGGCTGTCGTCAGCTCGTGTCGTGAGATGTTG
It encodes the following:
- a CDS encoding FUSC family protein encodes the protein MSGFFTGMPSARDWFYGVRTFAASMIALYIALLMQMPRPYWAMATVYIVSSPFVGPTSSKALYRAIGTFFGAAAAVFFVPMFVQSPYVLVVVIALWTGILLFLSLHLRTANNYALMLAGYTLPLIALPVVNNPLGVWDVAEARTEEIFLGIAVAAVVGAMFWPRRLAPVFNDAVSKWFADASTYSLRFLSRTVQPDEVSALRSAMVTTFNTLELMIGQLPHEGARAQTVRNTKELRGRMIHLLPVIDALDDALYALERRTPELVEKFAPLLAATTEWLNYKDADLGRWQSLKDQLEALQPSAEALNDRKQLLFSNALYRLGEWIDVWQDCRSLQYAIECESQDSWRAVYRHWRLGRLSPFLDRGLMLYSAASTVLAIIVASVLWILLGWTDGGSAVILAAVACSFFASMDDPAPQIYRFFFWTAMSVVLASLYLFLVLPNLHDFPMLVLAFAVPFICIGTLTVKPQFYLGMLLTLVNTSSFISIQGAYDADFLSFANSNLAGPIGLLFAFIWTLIARPFGAELAAKRLTRFSWRDIVSLTEPANLAEHRQLGVQVLDRLMQHLPRLAMTGQDTGIALREVRVALNVLDLLAYTPRVDGVPRALLHQVVTEVGEYFKACLKAGERLPAPGPLLMTLDRARRSLDVDCDEDTRLNLLHALSGLRLALLPGVEFVSSGELEEPLPHGIDGAPL
- a CDS encoding DUF1656 domain-containing protein, giving the protein MIGDVDISGVFLPTLLVLMGITYVLFLLVHGLLMRLHFYRLVWHRALFNVALYALLLGAVDSLSRYLMT
- a CDS encoding HlyD family secretion protein, with product MKKPFLTLGRVVLTLLIVTFAVVVVWRMVMYYMFAPWTRDGHIRADIVQIAPDVSGLIQQVDVRDNQWVKRGQVLFSIDQDRFKLALRQAKAAVADRQETLAQAQREAKRNRGLGNLVPGEQLEESQSRVARAEVALMEAQVAVDSAQLNLDRSTIRSPVDGYINDRAPRAQEFVTAGRPVLSVVDSNSFHIDGYFEETKLNGIHVGQSVDIRVIGDSARLRGHVESIVAGIEDRDRTIGNNLLPNVNPAFSWVRLAQRIPVRIVFDDVPEDFRMIAGRTATVSIIDDQKREPAQ
- a CDS encoding efflux transporter outer membrane subunit — its product is MSKASGLAVAGLGLLLSACQMVGPDYHLPEEAAVHRPDLQGDLAVDGKTVVSAPVPADWWRLYKDPRLDQLVQQAMASNTDLRVAAASLLRSRAQVDEAEAAGGWSGGVKMGAQRLQESGQAFLIPEKVPVANVGDIGISASYQFDLFGTLQRGIEAAKANADATQAAADTARITVVADVVRAYTQVCAANEEREIAQHSLDLQAQSTTLIQRLRDAGRGDETQVTRSQTQFKSLRADMPRYEASRQAGLYRLSMLLAKPVDQLPAGTATCDELPKIAQLIPVGDGAALLKRRPDVRQAERRLATATAGIGVATGELYPNISIGATIGTVGILDDLGDPSTNRWGFGPSLTWNVPTNGARARIREAEAVTQATLAHFDGVVLNAIRETQTSLVQYTALLQRRDALADAEQSARLAADQTHRFFQAGRASFLADLQATRTYTDVTAQLGAANTQVAASQIDLFLALGGGWESGRTQGSNASKP
- a CDS encoding NADH:ubiquinone oxidoreductase subunit N: MKNPYAPGFWCAIAALVLLSATYFYGIMLAHQIDKALVFLDSASALIAVMAIVVVAWASVQGQRIKKRQLEQGKTLVLIWDTKVALRRVETVFDQYFWGSYWQPGRTFQEVMGELTGTPLEKSLETLKKQCLALDKQVSEEDWHWLNNARELSDVATAMARERYQLDVCDPRAEVTGGAVINRDFEVLVYTWTARLKSFDHQLDEMEVQYS